From the genome of Candidatus Binatia bacterium:
TTCCTCATGCGGCGGTCGTGACGGGTTGGGTCGAAGAGTTGTAAATCCTCCCGTCTTGGGAGTAACGAGCTAGGCGTAATGCGGGGGCCGGCGGGCTTTGCAAGCGGCAGGGTCGGGCGATATAAGATAAGAAGGCGTTTGTCCCTGCCTATGGAGAGAAAATGGCAAAGAAAATTCTAGTCGTGGAAGATGACACTGACAACCGCCGCATCGTCGCTAAGGTGCTCTCCGTCGAAGGCTACCGTGTCATCGAAGCGACCGATGGAGTCGAGGCCCTCTCCCAGGCGCGGAGCGAACACCCCGATTTGATTCTCATGGACCTGGCCATGCCCAACATAGATGGATGGGAGGCGACACGACAATTGAAGGGCGATCCCCAAACGCGCAGTATCCCCGTGGTGGCGCTGACTGCGGTTGCCATGCGTGGCGATGAAGAGCAGGCCCGTGCGGCTGGCTGCGACGACTACCTCCCAAAGCCAGCCCGGCCGGTTGCCATTCGTGCCATGGTGAAGAAATACACCGGCGGAGCGGCCTGACCCAGCAGCCTCGTTAGGCTGCGGAGGCAAAAGACTCTAATGAAGCACAGAATCCTGGTTGTCGACGATAACCCCGATAGCGTGACCATTATGCGCGGCATCCTTGAAGGCCGGGGGTATGAAGTGGCCTCCGCAGCGAGCGGTGCCGAAGCCCTCCAGTTTCTCGCCAAGGAAACCGTGGATATGGTCCTGCTCGACGTCATGATGCCCAAAATGAGCGGCATGGAGGTGCTGCAGCACATTAAGGACGATGCCACTACCGGCCGCTTGCCGGTGATCTTGGTGACCGCCAAGACCCAGGATGAAGATCTCCTCAGCGGCTACCAGTACGGTGCCGATTACTACATCACGAAACCTTTCACCGCTAAGCAACTAGTCTACGGCATCGAGCTGATCCTCGGCAAAGGGGAATCGGTTGGCTGAACGTGGGTGCCTGATCGCCTTCGAAGGCATCGAGGGCGCGGGCAAATCCACGCAGATCCGCCGTGTGGCGGCGGTGTTGAGCGCGCGTAGTGTCGCCGTGGTGGAAACGCGTGAACCCGGCGGCACTGCCGTTGGTACGGAGGTGCGCCGGATCCTCATGCAGTTGTCCGAGACGCCCCCGACTCCGTTGGCCGAACTGTTGCTGTATCTTGCCGATCGCGCCCAACACGTTGCCCAGGTCATCGCTCCTGCGATCGCCAGCGGCCAGGTGGTGCTGACGGATCGCTTCTCTGCTTCGACCATCGCCTACCAGGGATACGCGCGGCGATTGGATCTCGCGATGGTCACCCGCCTCGATGCCATCGCCCGCCAAGGTGTGGCTCCCGCCCTCACCGTGCTGCTCGATTGCCCAGTGGAGATGGGATTGCAGCGCGCCCGCGGGGACGACCGCTTCCATCGTGAGGAGCAGGAGTTTCACGAGCGTGTTCGCGCCGGGTTCCTCTCCCTTGCCCGTGAAGACTGGGATCGCTATTGCGTCATCGATGCGACGGCTCCACCGGAGGAAATCGAGCGACAGGCCGTCGCCGCAGTGATGCAATGTCTCAACCCCCGGTAGGCTTCGCGGCCGTTCGCGGACACGAGCGTAGGCGCGAGTTCCTGCGCGCCGCCGTGGCACATGAACGCCTGCCGCACGCGCTCCTGTTCGTGGGACCAGAGGGGGTGGGGAAACGTTCCTTGGCGCTCGCCTTGATGACGTGGCTCCAATGTGAACACGGCGGCGACGATGCCTGCGGCCGCTGCGCCGCGTGCCGGCAGATGGCGGCCGGAAGCCACCTGGATTTTCAGCTGGTCACCGTGGCGCCCGGGAAGAAAGAGGTCGGTATCGATCGCATCCGTGAGGTCAAGCGCTTCATGCAGCTGCGGCCGGTTGGCGATAAAGCCAAGGTCGTCCTCATCGACGATGCCCACCTGCTGACCGTTGCGGCGCAGAACGCACTCCTGAAGGTCCTGGAAGAGCCACCCGCGCGCTCGTTTCTCGTGCTCGTATCGAACAACCCTGACGCGCTTCTGGCCACCGTCCGCTCACGCTGCCAGCGCATCCACTTTGGTCCCTTGCCCATCGATACGGTTGTGGACATCCTGACTGCGGGTTCAGATATGGACGTGGCCACGGCACGTGAACTGGCCGTGCTGGCGGAGGGCAGTCCTGGGCGTGCCCTGACCCTGAGAAAGTGCCTCGCCGGTGAGAGCCGGGAGCAATGGCGGCAGCGGCTTGCCGGCCTCGACCAGGCCCGTTATGTTCGGCTGGCGCAAACGGCAACTGAACTGAACTCGCCCGAGAGCCAGGTGGCAGCGAAACTCGAAATGCTCTTGTCCCAGCTCCGCGATGACGCGGTACGTTCTCTTCGTGCCGAGGAGACTGCACCCGACCCTTCGGCCGCAACGGCGACGAGTCTGCGGACGATTCTGCAGCGTGCGGATGCGGCGGAGGCTGCCTGGAACCTCATCCGTCGCGGCAACCCCAACCGACAGCTTTTGCTCGAAGCGTTGCTGTTACGCCTGGCAGCTTCCTGATGGGCTCAGCCGCAGACCGTTTGCGGTTCGAAGGTTCGTTCGAACCGAGGGCGCAGTAGCACACTGCGAGGAGTGACTTGCCGTGGATCGATTCTACGTCACCACGCCGATCTATTACATCAACGCCGAGCCGCATCTCGGTCACACGTACACCACCGTCATCGCTGACACCTTGGCGCGGTTTCATCGCGCCCGTGGGCACCGAACGTTCTTTACCACCGGGACGGATGAGCATGGCGACAAGATTGCGGCGGCGGCGACCGCGGCAGGTGAGGCGCCGCGAGCCTATGCCGATCGCCTCAGCCGGCTCTTCCGCGACACCTGGGACACGTGTGGTTTTCGGTATGATCATTTCGTCCGGACCACGGACGAGTGCCATGTGCGCACGGTGCAGGAGTTCCTGAGCCGCGTCCACGCCCAAGGCGACATCTACTTCAGC
Proteins encoded in this window:
- the tmk gene encoding dTMP kinase, producing the protein MAERGCLIAFEGIEGAGKSTQIRRVAAVLSARSVAVVETREPGGTAVGTEVRRILMQLSETPPTPLAELLLYLADRAQHVAQVIAPAIASGQVVLTDRFSASTIAYQGYARRLDLAMVTRLDAIARQGVAPALTVLLDCPVEMGLQRARGDDRFHREEQEFHERVRAGFLSLAREDWDRYCVIDATAPPEEIERQAVAAVMQCLNPR
- a CDS encoding response regulator gives rise to the protein MAKKILVVEDDTDNRRIVAKVLSVEGYRVIEATDGVEALSQARSEHPDLILMDLAMPNIDGWEATRQLKGDPQTRSIPVVALTAVAMRGDEEQARAAGCDDYLPKPARPVAIRAMVKKYTGGAA
- a CDS encoding response regulator, producing MKHRILVVDDNPDSVTIMRGILEGRGYEVASAASGAEALQFLAKETVDMVLLDVMMPKMSGMEVLQHIKDDATTGRLPVILVTAKTQDEDLLSGYQYGADYYITKPFTAKQLVYGIELILGKGESVG
- the holB gene encoding DNA polymerase III subunit delta', giving the protein MSQPPVGFAAVRGHERRREFLRAAVAHERLPHALLFVGPEGVGKRSLALALMTWLQCEHGGDDACGRCAACRQMAAGSHLDFQLVTVAPGKKEVGIDRIREVKRFMQLRPVGDKAKVVLIDDAHLLTVAAQNALLKVLEEPPARSFLVLVSNNPDALLATVRSRCQRIHFGPLPIDTVVDILTAGSDMDVATARELAVLAEGSPGRALTLRKCLAGESREQWRQRLAGLDQARYVRLAQTATELNSPESQVAAKLEMLLSQLRDDAVRSLRAEETAPDPSAATATSLRTILQRADAAEAAWNLIRRGNPNRQLLLEALLLRLAAS